One genomic window of Pyrobaculum sp. 3827-6 includes the following:
- a CDS encoding ATP-binding protein: protein MNYYDKTLALFGLSLLAIAIMAKAYPPLALLAVFPILAWGEEVLVWIYTRVAPLEPVRVLYEEPGVKAAFDPRRKLYHVFWAAEPVLSVYGIEAAPRLHEMYSKLSLKSWEWVTYVVVGEMKYIRYTARRLAPDRLRQVEQVLGEYFVLRRVRPWVSSSQKPPASWPYATSLAFFLLALVSSGWFLLAIPLWLFVYRRVRRWHREPLLIATLSHMSRASALPASRDMLETMASAEATAFADMSKWAVAFTDWSPGEVQKKFVKAYEGRDTGKRLIRIRELSEFIDRMARYNERPVKIYPFGSKDLHSIYMVSDWIAAYDFWALRNGVKALSHDLARFPVFYGGTTMAVGRRLELGLDRFGRPVGIDIDALPTAHAVIIGASGTGKSWTVGTWALKLAELGVDLVVIDPHGDYRQLAKLLGARVVDVPRELPKGVLSLSRNKYFRRLLEEFSVEVVRGEGGEVDVAATLARLYPSEFVEVGGGHVIYAMDAVAEDEEMLAFYLSLLLIYHYSLLAGQRHEKLRTVVIVDEARLVGSTVAINALGEIESTALRKVKTYALGGRKWGFSIWLIVQAHDDVPRKVLKNAAFVVVFSGNYIYLADTVTELRLTRTDENYLQTSVTPRESTALEKRPYSMGVLIVGTRGMKYYMKIPLDPRLKA from the coding sequence ATGAACTACTACGACAAGACACTTGCGCTGTTCGGCCTGTCTCTACTAGCCATCGCAATTATGGCTAAGGCCTACCCCCCGCTTGCTCTGCTGGCGGTTTTTCCAATACTGGCCTGGGGTGAGGAGGTGCTGGTGTGGATATACACGCGGGTTGCCCCTCTGGAGCCTGTGAGAGTGCTCTACGAGGAGCCGGGCGTCAAGGCGGCTTTCGACCCCCGCCGCAAGTTGTACCACGTATTCTGGGCGGCTGAGCCGGTGCTGTCGGTGTACGGCATAGAGGCGGCGCCGAGGTTGCACGAGATGTATTCAAAGCTTTCGCTTAAGAGCTGGGAGTGGGTAACCTACGTCGTCGTTGGGGAGATGAAGTACATACGGTACACCGCCAGGCGCCTCGCCCCAGACCGCTTGAGGCAGGTGGAGCAGGTGCTGGGGGAGTACTTCGTGTTGAGGAGGGTGAGGCCCTGGGTGTCTAGCTCCCAGAAGCCCCCAGCCTCCTGGCCCTACGCCACGTCGCTGGCGTTCTTCCTACTGGCCCTCGTGTCCAGCGGCTGGTTTCTGCTGGCGATACCGCTGTGGCTGTTTGTATACAGACGGGTGAGGAGGTGGCACCGGGAGCCCCTCCTCATAGCCACACTCTCCCACATGTCCAGAGCCTCGGCCCTCCCCGCTTCTAGGGACATGTTGGAGACAATGGCGTCGGCGGAGGCCACCGCATTCGCAGACATGTCTAAGTGGGCCGTGGCCTTCACAGACTGGAGCCCGGGGGAGGTCCAGAAGAAGTTCGTCAAGGCCTACGAGGGGAGGGACACGGGCAAGCGCCTTATTAGGATCAGAGAGCTGTCGGAGTTCATAGACAGGATGGCTAGGTACAACGAGAGGCCCGTCAAGATCTACCCCTTCGGCTCGAAAGACCTCCACTCCATCTACATGGTGTCCGACTGGATAGCCGCGTACGACTTCTGGGCGCTGAGAAACGGCGTCAAGGCGCTTTCGCACGACTTGGCTAGGTTTCCCGTTTTCTACGGCGGCACCACCATGGCTGTGGGTAGGAGGCTTGAGCTTGGCCTCGACAGATTCGGCCGGCCCGTCGGCATAGACATAGACGCACTGCCCACGGCGCATGCAGTGATTATAGGCGCCTCGGGGACGGGGAAGAGCTGGACAGTCGGCACCTGGGCCCTGAAGCTGGCCGAGCTGGGCGTAGACCTCGTCGTCATAGACCCCCACGGAGACTACAGACAGCTGGCTAAGCTGCTGGGGGCCAGGGTAGTGGACGTGCCGAGGGAGCTACCCAAGGGCGTCCTCTCCCTATCCCGCAACAAGTACTTCAGACGCCTCCTGGAGGAGTTCAGCGTGGAGGTGGTGAGGGGCGAGGGGGGCGAGGTGGACGTGGCCGCCACGTTGGCTAGGCTGTACCCGTCTGAGTTTGTGGAGGTGGGGGGCGGCCACGTGATCTACGCCATGGACGCCGTGGCCGAGGACGAGGAGATGCTGGCCTTCTACCTCTCCCTCCTCTTGATATACCACTACTCCCTCCTCGCGGGTCAGAGACACGAAAAGCTGAGGACAGTCGTTATAGTAGACGAGGCGCGGCTGGTGGGCTCCACAGTGGCCATAAACGCGCTGGGGGAGATTGAGAGTACTGCACTCAGAAAAGTTAAGACCTACGCCTTGGGTGGGAGGAAGTGGGGCTTCTCCATTTGGCTCATAGTGCAGGCGCACGACGACGTGCCGAGGAAGGTGTTGAAGAACGCCGCTTTTGTGGTGGTGTTTTCAGGCAACTACATTTACTTAGCCGATACGGTGACCGAGTTGAGGCTTACCAGGACGGATGAGAACTACCTACAGACGTCAGTGACGCCGAGGGAGTCCACGGCGCTGGAGAAGAGGCCATACTCGATGGGGGTGCTTATCGTGGGCACACGCGGCATGAAATACTACATGAAGATACCCCTAGACCCGCGGCTGAAGGCATGA
- a CDS encoding ParA family protein, with product MRTIKTVAIYSLDGGVGKTTLATVMSIAKGFTLVIDADWEKAELSQLFRVPRRPGWVAPFLGKQLYVHQVNPTLYVLPGYDAVELYQKDQSVVRELELALLEWVEYLPQFVDKMKLPVDTVVIDTTPALRTELLQAMQKLGLYTVFVGDGRMLSKVSDVKAEQYNRYTGYASAIVINQVDRAEVLQARRITPYVLRHVGHIRQYHADAVAAAILRDRENRRSVEELLTKIKS from the coding sequence TGAGAACCATAAAGACAGTGGCCATATACTCCCTCGACGGCGGCGTGGGGAAGACCACCCTAGCCACCGTGATGTCAATAGCCAAGGGCTTCACCCTCGTCATAGACGCAGACTGGGAGAAGGCCGAGCTGTCGCAGTTATTCCGCGTGCCGAGGAGACCCGGCTGGGTGGCGCCGTTTTTAGGAAAACAGTTGTACGTACACCAAGTCAACCCCACCCTCTACGTGTTGCCGGGATACGACGCGGTGGAACTTTACCAAAAAGACCAGTCGGTGGTGAGGGAGCTGGAGCTCGCCCTTCTAGAGTGGGTCGAGTACCTCCCCCAGTTCGTGGACAAGATGAAACTACCCGTCGACACCGTCGTCATCGACACCACCCCGGCGCTGAGGACGGAGCTTCTGCAAGCCATGCAGAAGCTTGGCTTGTACACGGTGTTTGTGGGAGACGGCCGTATGCTCAGCAAAGTGTCTGATGTCAAGGCCGAGCAGTACAACAGGTACACTGGCTACGCGTCTGCCATCGTGATAAACCAGGTAGACAGGGCGGAGGTGTTACAGGCTAGGAGAATTACGCCGTATGTCCTGAGGCACGTCGGCCACATACGGCAGTACCACGCAGACGCCGTCGCGGCGGCGATACTCAGAGACCGGGAAAATAGACGTTCGGTAGAGGAGCTGTTGACTAAAATCAAAAGCTAA